A portion of the Helicobacter pylori NQ4053 genome contains these proteins:
- the rho gene encoding transcription termination factor Rho: protein MNENAPTHKSSHKVKTHTPVSGYHIEDLRTYPTEKLLEIANKLKVENPQEFKRQDLMFEILKTQVTQGGYILFTGILEIMPDGYGFLRGFDGSFSDGHNDTYVSPSQIRRFALRNGDIVTGQVRSPKDQEKYYALLKVEAINYSPSDEIRNRPLFDNLTPLFPDEQIKLEYEPTKVTGRMLDLFSPVGKGQRALIVAPPRTGKTELMKELAQGITSNHPEVDLIILLVDERPEEVTDMQRSVKGQVFSSTFDLPANNHIRIAELVLERAKRRVEMGKDVVVLLDSITRLARAYNAVTPSSGKVLSGGVDANALHRPKRFFGAARNIEEGGSLTIIATALIETGSRMDEVIFEEFKGTGNSEIVLARNIADRRIYPAFDILKSGTRKDNILLGKDRLTKVWVLRNVMQQMDDIEALSFVYSKMQQTKDNEEFLNLMNEK, encoded by the coding sequence ATGAACGAAAACGCGCCTACGCACAAAAGTTCGCACAAGGTCAAAACCCACACGCCAGTGAGCGGTTATCACATTGAAGATTTACGCACCTACCCTACTGAAAAGCTTTTAGAAATCGCTAACAAGCTCAAAGTAGAAAACCCCCAAGAATTCAAACGACAAGACTTGATGTTTGAAATTTTAAAAACCCAAGTTACGCAAGGCGGATACATTCTTTTTACCGGGATTTTAGAAATCATGCCTGATGGCTATGGCTTTTTAAGAGGGTTTGATGGGAGTTTTTCAGACGGGCATAACGACACTTATGTCAGCCCTTCTCAAATCAGGCGCTTTGCTTTAAGGAATGGCGATATTGTTACCGGTCAAGTGCGATCCCCCAAGGATCAGGAAAAATACTACGCCCTTTTAAAAGTGGAAGCTATCAATTACTCGCCTTCAGATGAGATTAGAAACCGCCCCTTATTTGACAATCTAACCCCCCTATTCCCTGATGAACAGATCAAATTAGAATACGAACCCACTAAAGTTACCGGCAGGATGCTAGATTTATTCAGCCCTGTGGGGAAAGGTCAAAGGGCTTTGATCGTCGCGCCACCAAGGACTGGGAAAACGGAGCTGATGAAAGAACTCGCCCAAGGCATCACTTCTAACCACCCTGAAGTGGATCTGATTATCCTTTTAGTGGATGAGCGCCCTGAAGAAGTTACAGACATGCAACGAAGCGTTAAAGGTCAAGTCTTTAGCTCCACTTTTGATTTGCCGGCCAATAACCACATAAGAATCGCTGAATTGGTTTTAGAAAGGGCTAAAAGGCGAGTGGAAATGGGTAAAGATGTGGTGGTTTTATTGGATTCTATCACCCGTTTAGCAAGGGCGTATAACGCCGTAACGCCCTCAAGCGGTAAGGTTTTAAGTGGGGGCGTGGATGCGAACGCCTTGCACAGGCCCAAGCGCTTTTTTGGGGCCGCAAGGAATATTGAAGAAGGCGGGAGCTTGACGATTATCGCTACGGCGTTGATTGAAACGGGATCTAGAATGGATGAGGTGATTTTTGAAGAATTTAAAGGCACCGGGAATAGCGAAATCGTTTTAGCAAGGAATATTGCGGATAGGCGCATTTACCCAGCTTTTGATATTTTAAAATCCGGCACACGAAAAGATAATATCCTGCTTGGCAAAGACCGCTTGACTAAAGTGTGGGTTTTAAGGAATGTGATGCAACAAATGGACGACATAGAAGCCTTAAGCTTTGTGTATTCTAAAATGCAACAAACTAAGGACAATGAAGAATTTTTAAATTTAATGAATGAAAAATAA
- the rpmE gene encoding 50S ribosomal protein L31 yields the protein MKKGIHPEYIPCKVTCVTSGKEIEVLSTKSEMRIDISSFCHPFYTGSDKIADTAGRVEKFKQRYNLK from the coding sequence ATGAAAAAAGGCATTCACCCCGAATATATCCCATGCAAAGTTACTTGCGTAACTAGCGGGAAAGAAATTGAAGTTTTAAGCACCAAGTCTGAAATGCGTATTGATATTTCTAGCTTTTGCCACCCTTTCTATACCGGTAGCGATAAGATCGCTGACACTGCAGGGAGAGTAGAGAAATTCAAGCAACGCTACAACTTGAAGTAA
- the murI gene encoding glutamate racemase — translation MKIGVFDSGVGGFSVLKSLLKAQLFDEIIYYGDSARVPYGTKDPTTIKQFGLEALDFFKPHQIELLIVACNTASALALEEMQKHSKIPIVGVIEPSILAIKRQVKDKNAPILVLGTKATIQSNAYDNALKQQGYLNISHLATSLFVPLIEENILEGELLETCMRYYFTPLEILPEVIILGCTHFPLIAHQIKGYFMDHFALSTPPLLIHSGDAIVGYLQQKYTLKKNACAFPKVEFHASGDVVWLEKQAKEWLKL, via the coding sequence ATGAAAATAGGCGTTTTTGATAGCGGTGTGGGAGGGTTTAGCGTTTTAAAAAGCCTTTTAAAAGCGCAATTGTTTGATGAAATCATCTATTATGGCGATAGCGCTAGAGTGCCTTATGGCACTAAAGACCCCACCACGATCAAGCAATTTGGCTTAGAGGCTTTGGATTTTTTCAAACCACACCAGATTGAATTATTGATTGTGGCATGCAACACAGCGAGCGCTCTGGCTTTAGAAGAGATGCAAAAGCATTCCAAAATCCCTATTGTGGGCGTGATTGAGCCAAGCATTTTAGCGATCAAACGGCAAGTGAAAGATAAAAACGCCCCTATTTTGGTGCTAGGGACAAAAGCGACGATCCAATCTAACGCTTATGATAACGCCCTGAAACAGCAAGGCTATTTGAACATTTCGCATTTAGCTACTTCTCTTTTTGTGCCTTTGATTGAAGAAAATATTTTAGAGGGCGAATTGTTAGAAACTTGCATGCGTTATTATTTCACTCCATTAGAGATTTTACCTGAAGTGATCATTTTAGGTTGCACGCATTTTCCCTTGATCGCTCACCAAATTAAGGGCTATTTTATGGATCATTTTGCCCTTTCAACGCCCCCCCTACTCATCCATTCTGGCGATGCTATTGTGGGATATTTGCAGCAAAAATACACCCTTAAGAAAAACGCATGCGCGTTCCCTAAAGTGGAATTTCATGCGAGCGGCGATGTGGTTTGGCTAGAAAAACAGGCTAAAGAATGGCTCAAATTGTAA
- a CDS encoding C-terminal helicase domain-containing protein has protein sequence MNRALNQRKIRKTIGIITPYNAQKRHLRSEVEKCGFKNFDELKIDTVDAFQGEEADIIIYSTVKTYGNLSFLLDSKRLNVAISRAKENLIFVGKKSFFENLRSDEKNIFSTILQVCR, from the coding sequence ATCAATCGCGCTCTTAACCAAAGAAAAATCAGAAAAACCATAGGAATTATCACACCTTATAATGCCCAAAAAAGACACTTGCGATCAGAAGTGGAAAAATGCGGCTTCAAGAATTTTGATGAACTCAAGATAGACACTGTGGATGCCTTTCAAGGCGAGGAGGCAGATATTATCATTTATTCCACCGTGAAAACTTATGGTAATCTTTCTTTCTTGTTAGATTCTAAACGCTTGAATGTAGCTATTTCTAGGGCAAAAGAAAATCTCATTTTTGTGGGTAAAAAGTCTTTCTTTGAGAATTTGCGAAGCGATGAGAAGAATATCTTTAGCACTATTTTGCAAGTCTGTAGATAG
- the rsmI gene encoding 16S rRNA (cytidine(1402)-2'-O)-methyltransferase, with translation MLYFLPTPIGNLADITLRTLEVLERCEVFLCEDTRVSKRLLHLLAQNPIISHSFPNIAAKKREFIAFHSHNDQEFLNQIELSFFDKEIAVMSDAGMPSLSDPGMSLAAYALKHNIQYDVLPGANALTTAFCASGFLEGRFFYAGFLPHKSKERRLKITKILNALAYLEEKTPVVFYESPHRLLETLKDLNDLAQGMHLFVAKELTKLHQQYYLGEVSQIMTQLQKSNIQGEWVLVLLNEKKIEPCMGLSALLELDLPPKIKAKMEAAMTQKNAKELYCQRLSEEKNQCD, from the coding sequence GTGCTGTATTTTTTGCCCACTCCTATAGGTAATCTCGCTGACATCACGCTACGCACTTTAGAAGTTTTAGAGCGTTGCGAGGTTTTTTTGTGTGAGGATACAAGGGTGAGTAAGAGGCTGTTGCACTTGCTCGCGCAAAACCCTATTATCAGCCATTCTTTTCCTAATATCGCTGCTAAAAAAAGGGAATTTATCGCTTTCCATTCGCACAATGACCAGGAATTTTTAAACCAAATAGAGCTTTCTTTTTTTGACAAAGAAATCGCTGTGATGAGCGATGCAGGCATGCCTAGTTTGAGCGATCCGGGCATGAGTTTAGCCGCTTACGCTTTAAAACATAATATTCAATACGATGTTTTGCCCGGGGCTAACGCACTCACTACGGCATTTTGCGCGAGCGGGTTTTTAGAAGGGCGGTTTTTTTATGCTGGCTTTTTACCCCATAAAAGCAAGGAAAGGCGCTTAAAAATCACTAAAATTTTAAACGCTTTAGCGTATTTAGAAGAAAAAACCCCGGTGGTTTTTTATGAAAGCCCGCACCGATTGTTAGAGACTTTAAAGGATTTAAACGATTTGGCTCAAGGCATGCATTTGTTTGTAGCTAAAGAGCTTACCAAACTCCACCAGCAATATTATTTAGGAGAGGTTTCTCAAATCATGACGCAATTGCAAAAGAGCAATATCCAAGGGGAATGGGTTTTAGTGCTTTTGAACGAGAAAAAAATAGAGCCTTGCATGGGGCTATCAGCGTTATTGGAGTTGGATTTGCCTCCTAAAATTAAGGCTAAAATGGAAGCCGCTATGACGCAAAAAAACGCTAAAGAGCTTTATTGCCAGCGTTTGTCAGAAGAAAAAAATCAATGCGATTAG
- the acpP gene encoding acyl carrier protein — MALFEDIQAVIAEQLNVDTAQVTPEAEFVKDLGADSLDVVELIMALEEKFNIEIPDEQAEKIVNVGDVVKYIEDNKLA; from the coding sequence ATGGCTTTATTTGAAGATATTCAGGCAGTTATTGCTGAGCAGTTGAATGTGGATACGGCACAAGTTACGCCAGAGGCGGAATTTGTGAAGGATTTGGGTGCGGACTCTTTAGATGTCGTGGAATTAATCATGGCGTTAGAAGAAAAGTTTAACATTGAAATTCCTGATGAGCAAGCGGAAAAAATCGTCAATGTGGGCGATGTGGTGAAGTATATTGAGGACAATAAACTAGCTTAA
- the cagA gene encoding type IV secretion system oncogenic effector CagA, with translation MTNETIDQQPQAEAAFNPQQFINNLQVAFLKLDNAVASFDPDQKPIVDKNDRDNRQAFDGISQLREEYSNKAIKNPTKKNQYFSDFINKSNDLINKDNLIDVESSTKSFQKFGDQRYRIFTSWVSHQNDPSKINTRSIRNFMEHTIQPPIPDDKEKAEFLKSAKQSFAGIIIGNQIRTDQKFMGVFDESLKERQEAEKNGEPTGGDWLDIFLSFIFDKKQSSDVKEAINQEPLPHVQPDIATTTTHIQGLPPESRDLLDERGNFSKFTLGDMEMLDVEGVADMDPNYKFNQLLIHNNTLSSVLMGSHDGIEPEKVSLLYAGNGGFGDKHDWNATVGYKDQQGNNVATIINVHMKNGSGLVIAGGEKGINNPSFYLYKEDQLTGSQRALSQEEILNKIDFMEFLAQNNAKLDNLSEKEKEKFRNEIKDFQKDSKPYLDALGNDRIAFVSKKDPKHSALITEFNKGDLSYTLKDYGKKADKALDREKNVTLQGNLKHDGVMFVDYSNFKYTNASKNPNKGVGATNGVSHLDAGFNKVAVFNLPDLNNLAITSLVRRDLEDKLVTKGLSLQDVNKLIKDFLSSNKELVGKALNFNKAVADAKNTGNYDEVKKAQKDLEKSLRKREHLEKEVEKKLESKSGSKNKMEAKAQANSQKDEIFALINKEANRDARAIAYAQNLKGIKRELSDKLENINKDLKDFSKSFDEFKNGKNKDFSKAEETLKALKGSVKDLGINPEWISKVENLNAALNDFKNGKNKDFSKVTQAKSDLENSVKDVIINQKVTDKVDNLNQAASVAKATGDFSRVEQALADLKNFSKEQLAQQTQKNEDFNTGKKSEIYQSVKNGVNGTLVGNGLSGIEATNLAKNFSDIKKELNEKFKNFNNNNNNGLKNSTEPIYAKVNKKKAGQVASPEEPIYAQVAKKVNAKIDRLNQIASGLGGVGKAAGFPLKRHDKVDDLSKVGRSVSPEPIYATIDDLGGPFPLKRHDKVDDLSKVGRSVSPEPIYATIDDLGGPFPLKRHDKVDDLSKVGLSRNQKLAQKIDNLNQAVSEAKAGFFGNLEQTIDKLKDSTKNNTVNLWAESAKKVPASLSAKLDNYATNSHTRINSNIRNGAINEKATGMLTQKNPEWLKLVNDKIVAHNVGSVPLSEYDKIGFNQKNMKDYSDSFKFSTKLNNAVKDVKSGFTQFLANAFSTGYYCLARENAEHGIKNVNTKGGFQKS, from the coding sequence TCAAAAACCAATCGTTGATAAGAATGATAGGGATAACAGGCAAGCTTTTGATGGAATCTCGCAATTAAGGGAAGAATACTCCAATAAAGCGATCAAAAATCCTACCAAAAAGAATCAGTATTTTTCAGACTTTATCAATAAGAGCAACGATTTAATCAACAAAGACAATCTCATTGATGTAGAATCTTCCACAAAGAGCTTTCAGAAATTTGGGGATCAGCGTTACCGAATTTTCACAAGTTGGGTGTCCCATCAAAACGATCCATCTAAAATCAACACCCGATCGATCCGAAATTTTATGGAACATACCATACAACCCCCTATCCCTGATGACAAAGAAAAAGCAGAGTTTTTGAAATCTGCCAAACAATCTTTTGCAGGAATCATCATAGGGAATCAAATCCGAACGGATCAAAAGTTCATGGGCGTGTTTGATGAATCCTTGAAAGAAAGGCAAGAAGCAGAAAAAAATGGAGAGCCTACTGGTGGGGATTGGTTGGATATTTTTTTATCATTTATATTTGACAAAAAACAATCTTCTGATGTCAAAGAAGCAATCAATCAAGAACCACTTCCTCATGTCCAACCAGATATAGCCACTACCACCACTCACATACAAGGCTTACCGCCTGAATCTAGGGATTTGCTTGATGAAAGGGGTAATTTTTCTAAATTCACTCTTGGCGATATGGAAATGTTAGATGTTGAGGGCGTCGCCGACATGGATCCCAATTACAAGTTCAATCAATTATTGATTCACAATAACACTCTGTCTTCTGTGTTAATGGGGAGTCATGATGGCATAGAACCTGAAAAAGTTTCATTATTGTATGCGGGCAATGGTGGTTTTGGAGACAAGCACGATTGGAACGCCACCGTTGGTTATAAAGACCAACAAGGTAACAATGTGGCTACAATAATTAATGTGCATATGAAAAACGGCAGTGGCTTAGTCATAGCAGGTGGTGAGAAAGGGATTAACAACCCTAGTTTTTATCTCTACAAAGAAGACCAACTCACAGGCTCACAACGAGCATTGAGTCAAGAAGAGATCCTAAACAAAATAGATTTCATGGAATTTCTTGCACAAAACAATGCTAAATTAGACAACTTGAGCGAGAAAGAGAAAGAAAAATTCCGAAATGAGATTAAGGATTTTCAAAAAGACTCTAAGCCTTATTTAGACGCCCTAGGGAATGATCGTATTGCTTTTGTTTCTAAAAAAGACCCAAAACATTCAGCTTTAATTACTGAGTTTAATAAGGGGGATTTGAGCTACACTCTCAAAGATTATGGGAAAAAAGCAGATAAAGCTTTAGATAGGGAGAAAAATGTCACTCTCCAAGGTAACCTAAAACATGATGGCGTGATGTTTGTTGATTATTCTAATTTCAAATATACCAACGCCTCCAAGAATCCCAATAAGGGTGTGGGTGCTACGAATGGCGTTTCCCATTTAGACGCAGGCTTTAACAAGGTAGCTGTCTTTAATTTGCCTGATTTAAATAATCTCGCTATCACTAGTTTAGTAAGGCGGGATTTAGAGGATAAACTAGTCACTAAAGGATTGTCCCTACAAGATGTTAATAAGCTCATCAAAGACTTTTTGAGCAGTAACAAAGAATTGGTTGGAAAAGCTTTAAACTTCAATAAAGCTGTAGCTGACGCTAAAAACACAGGCAACTATGATGAAGTGAAAAAAGCTCAGAAAGATCTTGAAAAATCTCTAAGGAAACGAGAGCATTTAGAGAAAGAAGTAGAGAAAAAATTGGAGAGCAAAAGCGGCAGCAAAAATAAAATGGAAGCAAAAGCTCAAGCTAACAGCCAAAAAGATGAGATTTTTGCGTTGATCAATAAAGAGGCTAATAGGGATGCAAGAGCAATCGCTTACGCTCAAAATCTTAAAGGTATCAAAAGGGAATTGTCTGATAAACTTGAAAATATCAACAAGGATTTGAAAGACTTTAGTAAATCTTTTGATGAATTCAAAAATGGCAAAAATAAGGATTTCAGCAAGGCAGAAGAAACACTAAAAGCCCTTAAAGGCTCGGTGAAAGATTTAGGTATCAATCCAGAATGGATTTCAAAAGTTGAAAACCTTAATGCAGCTTTGAATGACTTCAAAAATGGCAAAAATAAGGATTTCAGCAAGGTAACGCAAGCAAAAAGCGACCTTGAAAATTCCGTTAAAGATGTGATTATCAATCAAAAGGTAACGGATAAAGTTGACAATCTCAATCAAGCGGCATCAGTGGCTAAAGCAACGGGTGATTTCAGTAGGGTAGAGCAAGCGTTAGCCGATCTCAAAAATTTCTCAAAGGAGCAATTGGCCCAACAAACTCAAAAAAATGAAGATTTCAATACTGGAAAAAAATCTGAAATATACCAATCCGTTAAGAATGGTGTGAATGGAACCCTAGTCGGTAATGGATTATCTGGAATAGAGGCCACAAATCTCGCCAAAAATTTTTCGGATATCAAGAAAGAATTGAATGAGAAATTTAAAAATTTCAACAACAATAACAATAATGGACTCAAAAACAGCACAGAACCCATTTATGCTAAAGTTAATAAAAAGAAAGCAGGACAAGTAGCTAGCCCTGAAGAACCCATTTATGCTCAAGTTGCTAAAAAGGTGAATGCAAAAATTGACCGACTCAATCAAATAGCAAGTGGTTTGGGTGGTGTAGGGAAAGCAGCGGGCTTCCCTTTGAAAAGGCATGATAAAGTTGATGATCTCAGTAAGGTAGGGCGATCAGTTAGCCCTGAACCCATTTATGCTACGATTGATGATCTCGGCGGACCTTTCCCTTTGAAAAGGCATGATAAAGTTGATGATCTCAGTAAGGTAGGGCGATCAGTTAGCCCTGAACCCATTTATGCTACGATTGATGATCTCGGCGGACCTTTCCCTTTGAAAAGGCATGATAAAGTTGATGATCTCAGTAAGGTAGGGCTTTCAAGGAATCAAAAATTGGCTCAGAAAATTGACAATCTCAATCAAGCGGTATCAGAAGCTAAAGCAGGTTTTTTTGGCAATCTAGAGCAAACGATAGACAAGCTCAAAGATTCTACAAAAAACAATACTGTGAATCTATGGGCTGAAAGTGCAAAAAAAGTGCCTGCTAGTTTGTCAGCGAAATTGGACAATTACGCTACTAACAGCCACACACGCATTAATAGCAATATCCGAAATGGAGCAATCAATGAAAAAGCAACCGGTATGCTAACGCAAAAAAACCCTGAGTGGCTCAAGCTCGTGAATGATAAGATAGTTGCGCATAATGTAGGAAGCGTTCCTTTGTCAGAGTATGATAAAATTGGCTTCAACCAAAAGAATATGAAAGATTATTCTGATTCGTTCAAGTTTTCCACCAAGTTGAACAATGCTGTAAAAGACGTTAAGTCTGGCTTTACGCAATTTTTAGCCAATGCATTTTCTACAGGATATTACTGCTTGGCGAGAGAAAATGCAGAGCATGGAATCAAGAATGTTAATACAAAAGGTGGTTTCCAAAAATCTTAA
- the rlmB gene encoding 23S rRNA (guanosine(2251)-2'-O)-methyltransferase RlmB, protein MQAVIYGKQVITHILNFHQEKLQEIYLSKEIDKKLFFALKKACPNIIKVDNKKAQSLAKGGNHQGVLAKVELPLAVSLKEIKKAQKLLVLCGITDVGNIGGIFRSAYCLGMDGVILDFAKELAYEGIVRSSLGLMYDLPFSVMPNTLDLINELKTSGFLCLGASMQGSSQVENLSLKKCALFLGSEHEGLSKKILAKMDTILSVKMRRDFDSLNVSVAAGILMDKIN, encoded by the coding sequence ATGCAAGCAGTGATTTATGGCAAGCAGGTGATTACGCACATTCTAAACTTCCATCAAGAAAAGTTGCAAGAAATCTATCTTTCTAAAGAAATAGACAAAAAGCTTTTTTTCGCGCTCAAAAAAGCATGCCCTAATATCATCAAAGTGGATAATAAAAAAGCGCAAAGCTTGGCTAAGGGAGGGAATCATCAAGGGGTTTTAGCTAAAGTAGAACTGCCTTTAGCCGTTTCTTTAAAAGAAATTAAAAAAGCTCAAAAACTTTTGGTGCTTTGCGGGATTACGGATGTGGGGAATATTGGAGGTATTTTTAGGAGCGCGTATTGCTTAGGAATGGATGGCGTTATTTTAGATTTTGCTAAAGAATTGGCTTATGAGGGGATTGTGCGATCCAGCTTGGGGCTTATGTATGATTTGCCTTTTAGCGTTATGCCTAACACGCTGGATTTAATCAATGAATTGAAAACGAGCGGGTTTTTATGTTTGGGCGCGAGCATGCAAGGCTCTAGCCAAGTAGAAAATCTGTCCTTAAAAAAATGCGCTCTTTTTTTGGGGAGCGAGCATGAGGGGTTGTCTAAAAAAATCCTTGCTAAAATGGACACTATATTGAGCGTAAAAATGCGAAGAGACTTTGATTCGCTCAATGTGAGCGTGGCAGCAGGGATCTTAATGGATAAAATCAACTAG
- a CDS encoding beta-ketoacyl-ACP synthase II — MRRIVVTGMGMINSLGLNKEDSFLAIAKGECGIKHIESFDASAFPVRIAGEITDFDPTEVMNPKDVKKAGRFIQLALKATKEAMKDSGILDAHNKCPEELANRMGVSSGSGIGGLGNIEANSIFCFEKGPRKVNPFFITSALVNMIGGFTSIEFGIKGPNLSSVTACAAGTHAIIEAVKTILLNGADKMLVVGAESTICPVGIGGFASIKALSTRNDDPKKASRPFDKDRNGFVMGEGAGALVLEEYESAKKRGAKIYAEFAGYGESGDANHITAPAPDGEGAFRAMKMALEMAKVEVGYVNAHGTSTHYNDWYESIALKNVFGSKEKVPPVSSTKGQIGHCLGAAGALEAVISIMAMNQGILPPTINQETPDPECDLDYIPNTAREKQVNAVMSNSFGFGGTNGVVIFKKA; from the coding sequence GTGCGTCGGATTGTAGTAACTGGAATGGGAATGATCAATTCGCTAGGTTTAAATAAAGAAGATTCTTTTTTAGCGATCGCTAAAGGGGAATGCGGTATCAAACACATAGAAAGTTTTGATGCGAGCGCGTTTCCTGTGCGTATTGCTGGAGAAATCACTGACTTTGACCCTACAGAGGTGATGAATCCCAAAGATGTTAAAAAGGCGGGTCGTTTCATTCAATTAGCCTTGAAAGCCACAAAAGAGGCGATGAAAGATAGTGGGATTTTAGATGCTCACAACAAATGCCCTGAAGAATTGGCAAACCGCATGGGCGTAAGCTCTGGCTCTGGGATTGGCGGGTTAGGCAATATTGAAGCGAATTCCATTTTTTGTTTTGAAAAAGGCCCTAGAAAAGTCAATCCCTTTTTTATCACTTCTGCGTTAGTGAATATGATTGGTGGTTTCACTTCCATTGAGTTTGGCATTAAAGGGCCTAATCTCTCTAGCGTAACGGCTTGTGCAGCAGGCACTCATGCCATTATTGAAGCCGTTAAAACCATTTTGCTTAATGGGGCTGATAAAATGCTAGTCGTGGGAGCGGAATCCACCATTTGTCCTGTAGGGATTGGAGGGTTTGCGAGCATTAAAGCCCTTTCTACAAGAAATGATGATCCCAAAAAAGCTTCAAGACCTTTTGATAAGGATCGCAATGGTTTTGTGATGGGCGAAGGCGCTGGGGCTTTGGTGCTTGAAGAATACGAGAGTGCGAAAAAAAGAGGGGCAAAAATTTATGCAGAGTTTGCCGGATATGGCGAGAGTGGCGATGCTAACCATATCACAGCCCCAGCCCCTGATGGCGAAGGGGCTTTTAGAGCCATGAAAATGGCTTTGGAAATGGCGAAAGTGGAAGTAGGCTATGTGAACGCTCATGGGACAAGCACGCATTATAACGATTGGTATGAAAGCATCGCTTTAAAAAATGTGTTTGGTTCTAAAGAAAAAGTCCCTCCTGTTAGCTCCACTAAAGGGCAGATTGGGCATTGCTTGGGCGCTGCGGGTGCGTTGGAAGCCGTTATTTCTATCATGGCCATGAATCAAGGGATCTTACCTCCTACCATCAATCAAGAAACGCCTGATCCAGAATGCGATCTGGATTATATCCCTAATACGGCCAGAGAAAAGCAAGTAAATGCAGTGATGAGTAACTCATTTGGTTTTGGTGGCACTAATGGTGTTGTGATTTTCAAAAAAGCCTAG
- the accA gene encoding acetyl-CoA carboxylase carboxyl transferase subunit alpha has product MAIYLDFENHIKEIQNEIELALIRGDEDAKEILEKRLDKEVKSIYSNLTDFQKLQLARHPDRPYAMDYIDLILKDKYEVFGDRHYNDDKAIVCFIGKIDNVPVVVIGEEKGRGTKNKLLRNFGMPNPCGYRKALKMAKFAEKFNLPILMLVDTAGAYPGIGAEERGQSEAIAKNLQEFASLKVPTISVIIGEGGSGGALAIAVADKLAMMEYSIFSVISPEGCAAILWDDPSKTEVAIKAMKITPRDLKEAGLIDDIILEPSKGAHRDKFSAANTIKEYFLDALRTIQQDPHFLENRYQKLMSLGSFVEGMN; this is encoded by the coding sequence ATGGCCATTTATTTAGATTTTGAAAATCATATTAAAGAGATTCAAAATGAAATTGAATTAGCCCTTATTAGAGGCGATGAGGACGCTAAAGAAATCTTAGAAAAAAGATTGGATAAGGAAGTTAAAAGCATTTACTCCAATCTCACTGATTTTCAAAAACTCCAGTTAGCAAGACACCCTGACAGACCCTACGCTATGGATTACATTGATCTCATCTTAAAAGATAAGTATGAAGTCTTTGGGGATAGGCACTATAACGATGATAAAGCGATCGTGTGTTTTATAGGGAAAATTGATAATGTTCCGGTTGTGGTGATCGGAGAAGAAAAAGGCAGAGGGACTAAAAACAAGCTCTTAAGAAATTTTGGCATGCCTAACCCTTGTGGCTATCGTAAAGCTTTGAAAATGGCAAAGTTTGCTGAAAAGTTTAATTTGCCTATTTTAATGCTTGTAGATACAGCTGGGGCGTATCCGGGGATTGGTGCAGAGGAAAGAGGCCAGAGTGAAGCGATCGCTAAAAACCTCCAAGAGTTCGCTTCCTTAAAAGTCCCTACTATTTCTGTAATTATCGGTGAAGGGGGTAGTGGTGGCGCGTTAGCGATTGCGGTAGCTGATAAATTGGCTATGATGGAATATTCCATTTTTAGCGTTATATCCCCAGAAGGTTGCGCGGCGATTCTTTGGGATGACCCTAGCAAGACTGAAGTGGCTATTAAAGCGATGAAAATCACGCCTAGAGACTTAAAGGAGGCGGGGCTTATTGATGATATTATTTTAGAGCCTAGCAAAGGGGCTCATAGAGACAAATTTTCAGCGGCTAACACGATCAAAGAATATTTTTTAGACGCTCTAAGGACTATCCAACAAGACCCTCATTTCCTTGAAAACCGCTATCAAAAATTAATGTCGCTTGGTTCGTTTGTAGAGGGAATGAATTAA